A part of Quatrionicoccus australiensis genomic DNA contains:
- a CDS encoding TolC family outer membrane protein, with protein MKKRLLVAALLPLFAASMLRAETVNLRQAWQYALQNDPTWQVAQADAGYERAEQGKALAGLLPSLSFSASRYKNELDRQGASNNPTRYDSSVDAWSLRQPLIRFQNIADYKRTVAHSEAADFTLSAAAQQLTVRVAQAYFDALLTEDQLRLARFLVASLEAQQDAASKSFRSGAGTRIEIDEAASRLAIAVSEVLATENLLANARQKLAALLGVDVTGIVALDEKRLSALQLAPADFAAWRDLVLQTNPELQAAGKSIDETAWTVNRARAGHLPTVDLVVTKSRSESETVSTVNSRYDLNSAGVQLNVPIFAGGYVNAETTQARARHQRAQAVYEGIRRDLETRVQKEFNGIMQGRERLNSLNQALLASQVALKSTRRGVEAGTRNTLDVLNAERQVYNMQLELSRSRHEFVMSRLRLKAMANMLDEEEILLISSLLNSTAP; from the coding sequence ATGAAAAAGCGACTTCTCGTTGCGGCCTTGCTGCCGCTGTTTGCCGCATCCATGCTCCGGGCCGAGACGGTCAACCTGCGCCAGGCCTGGCAATATGCGCTGCAAAACGACCCGACCTGGCAGGTCGCCCAGGCCGATGCCGGCTACGAGCGCGCCGAGCAAGGCAAGGCCTTGGCCGGCCTGCTGCCGTCGCTGTCCTTCTCGGCATCACGCTACAAGAATGAACTCGATCGCCAGGGCGCGAGCAACAATCCGACCCGCTACGACTCCAGCGTCGATGCCTGGTCCTTGCGCCAGCCGCTGATCCGCTTCCAGAACATCGCCGACTACAAGCGCACCGTTGCGCATAGCGAAGCGGCCGATTTCACCCTGAGCGCAGCAGCACAGCAACTGACCGTACGGGTCGCCCAGGCCTATTTCGACGCACTGCTGACCGAAGACCAGCTACGCCTGGCCCGCTTCCTGGTTGCTTCGCTGGAAGCGCAGCAGGACGCCGCCAGCAAGTCATTCCGCAGCGGTGCCGGCACGCGCATTGAAATCGACGAAGCCGCCTCCCGGCTTGCCATTGCCGTCTCGGAAGTGCTCGCCACGGAAAACCTGCTCGCCAATGCGCGCCAGAAACTCGCCGCCCTGCTCGGCGTCGACGTCACAGGGATTGTTGCCCTGGATGAAAAAAGGCTGAGCGCTCTGCAACTCGCGCCGGCCGACTTTGCCGCGTGGCGCGACCTGGTCCTGCAGACCAACCCCGAACTGCAGGCCGCGGGCAAAAGCATCGATGAAACAGCGTGGACCGTCAATCGCGCCCGGGCCGGACATCTGCCCACCGTAGACCTGGTAGTTACCAAATCGCGCTCGGAGAGCGAAACCGTCTCAACGGTCAACTCGCGCTACGACCTGAATTCGGCGGGTGTCCAGCTCAATGTGCCGATTTTCGCAGGCGGTTACGTCAACGCCGAAACCACCCAGGCGCGCGCCCGGCATCAGCGCGCCCAGGCCGTTTATGAAGGCATCCGTCGCGACCTGGAAACCCGGGTCCAGAAGGAATTCAACGGCATCATGCAGGGCCGCGAACGGCTCAATTCGCTCAACCAGGCCCTGCTTGCCAGCCAGGTGGCACTCAAATCGACCCGGCGCGGCGTCGAGGCCGGTACGCGCAATACACTGGATGTCCTGAATGCCGAGCGCCAGGTCTATAACATGCAGCTCGAGCTGTCGCGCTCGCGCCACGAGTTCGTGATGAGCCGCCTGCGCCTGAAGGCCATGGCAAACATGCTGGACGAAGAAGAGATTCTGCTGATCAGCAGCCTGCTGAACAGTACCGCCCCCTGA
- a CDS encoding type I secretion system permease/ATPase has translation MSQAQKTPGSTLLASPLIAALWEMRSTLVSVFAFSLVINFLMLAPSLYSLQVYDRVLTSRNMTTLLMLSLITLFLFGVLSLVEWSRSRIMVRVGVRLDHVLGKRLLAAAHRLNIDQGSSAGRSLLGDLAKIRYFLTGPAMLAALDAPWVPIYFVVTMMLHPWLGLIALVSAVILSILTYVTELLTQHPLSRANAHAHEARKISDVNQRNGEVVEAMGMLPALTGRWQAAQDGHLYEQARASDRAAHVSSFTHFFRLLQQGLILGAGAMLAVDGSLTPGGMIAGSILASRMMLPIEQLIASWRQWIDAHEAWKRIDHALSLPEPGFSGVKLPAPKGEIFLENVYAGPPGSTTPTLKNITLRIPAGASVAVVGASAAGKSSLLRVLAGVWKPLNGLVRIDGADMQHWPRADLGPHIGYLPQDVELFDGTVAENICRHGELNSEAILAAAAAAGVDDIIRRLAQGYGTPVGSGGTFLSGGQRQRIGLARALYGTPALVFLDEPNANLDEAGELALDGALKLAHERGQTIVLVSHRPNAIRNCDLILMLQDGQVALFGPRDLVLQSLANASAKTLPQQPPAVENGHAPQ, from the coding sequence ATGAGCCAAGCACAAAAGACACCGGGCAGCACCCTGCTCGCTTCACCGCTGATCGCGGCCCTCTGGGAAATGCGCTCGACACTGGTTTCGGTCTTCGCCTTCTCCCTGGTCATCAATTTCCTGATGCTGGCGCCGTCGCTGTACAGCCTGCAGGTCTACGACCGGGTGCTGACCAGCCGCAACATGACGACCCTGCTCATGCTCAGCCTGATCACGCTGTTTCTCTTCGGCGTGCTCAGCCTGGTCGAATGGTCGCGCAGCCGCATCATGGTCCGCGTTGGCGTGCGTCTCGACCATGTACTGGGCAAGCGCCTGCTCGCCGCCGCGCACCGCCTGAACATCGACCAGGGCAGCAGCGCCGGCCGCTCGCTGCTCGGCGACCTGGCGAAGATCCGCTACTTCCTGACCGGCCCGGCCATGCTCGCCGCGCTCGACGCGCCCTGGGTGCCGATCTACTTTGTCGTCACGATGATGCTGCACCCCTGGCTCGGCCTGATCGCCCTGGTCAGCGCCGTCATCCTGTCCATCCTGACCTATGTCACCGAACTGCTGACCCAGCATCCGCTGTCACGCGCCAACGCGCACGCCCATGAAGCGAGGAAGATCAGCGACGTCAATCAGCGCAACGGCGAAGTGGTCGAGGCGATGGGCATGCTGCCCGCCCTGACCGGGCGCTGGCAGGCCGCCCAGGACGGCCACCTCTACGAGCAGGCCCGCGCCAGCGACCGCGCCGCGCATGTCTCGTCCTTCACGCACTTCTTCCGCCTGCTGCAGCAGGGCCTGATTCTCGGCGCCGGTGCGATGCTCGCCGTCGACGGTTCACTCACCCCCGGCGGCATGATCGCCGGCAGCATCCTGGCCAGCCGCATGATGCTGCCGATCGAGCAACTGATCGCCTCCTGGCGGCAATGGATCGATGCGCACGAAGCCTGGAAGCGGATCGACCACGCCTTGTCACTGCCCGAGCCCGGCTTTTCCGGCGTCAAGCTGCCGGCCCCGAAGGGTGAGATTTTCCTCGAAAACGTCTATGCCGGCCCGCCCGGCTCAACGACGCCGACGCTCAAGAACATCACCCTGCGCATTCCGGCCGGCGCCAGCGTTGCCGTGGTTGGCGCCAGCGCCGCCGGCAAGTCGTCGCTGCTGCGTGTTCTGGCTGGTGTCTGGAAGCCGCTCAACGGCCTCGTCCGCATCGACGGCGCCGACATGCAGCACTGGCCGCGCGCCGACCTCGGCCCGCATATCGGCTATCTACCGCAGGATGTCGAACTGTTCGACGGCACGGTCGCCGAAAACATCTGCCGCCATGGCGAACTGAACAGCGAGGCCATCCTCGCCGCCGCTGCGGCAGCCGGCGTCGACGACATCATTCGGCGTCTGGCGCAGGGTTATGGCACGCCAGTCGGCAGCGGCGGCACCTTCCTGTCCGGCGGTCAACGCCAGCGCATCGGCCTGGCCCGTGCGCTGTACGGCACCCCCGCCCTGGTCTTTCTCGACGAACCGAACGCCAATCTCGACGAGGCCGGCGAACTGGCCCTTGACGGAGCCCTCAAGCTGGCCCATGAACGCGGCCAGACCATCGTCCTGGTCAGCCATCGCCCGAATGCGATCCGCAACTGCGACCTGATCCTCATGCTGCAGGATGGCCAGGTGGCGCTGTTCGGCCCGCGCGACCTCGTGCTGCAGAGCCTGGCCAATGCGTCCGCCAAGACCCTGCCCCAGCAACCGCCTGCCGTGGAAAATGGCCATGCGCCCCAGTAA
- a CDS encoding HlyD family type I secretion periplasmic adaptor subunit: MRPSKSPLRRFLQQLRIAFKGFIFPRVKNIDPALDDWENPRQAMNLGRNIIIFGFGGFLIWAFFAPLEEGVVASGSVAVESKRKTVSHLTGGVVASIRVKENQEVKAGDILVTFEDVQAKAAQDTILQQYFAAAVRLARLKAEQSQGSSIQYPEEIKVYFAEPWGKELVNAQEHLFKTRKSALDNEQAIYGQNLAALDKQLQGTRQQLSARTQQSGFLQQEIDGMRGLVAEGYASRNQLLAQERTQAELSSVTSELQASIAKNASQAAEIRLRQLQLRQDFLRDVEAQLVEAQRDLSALTERLKAVRDEYARTVVRAPADGQVVSLQTQTIGGIVGPGGRILEIVPQGDALLLDVQVQPGMVNRIHPGQATDVRINAFTDRPQLVVEGRVSSVSSDRHTDPLTGLPYFLARVEVTPEGLKKLGNHHLHPGMPVDVIIKAGERTFAAYLMKPLTQRMFSALREP; this comes from the coding sequence ATGCGCCCCAGTAAATCTCCCCTTCGCCGTTTCCTGCAACAGCTGCGCATCGCCTTCAAGGGCTTCATTTTCCCGCGCGTGAAAAACATCGATCCAGCGCTCGACGACTGGGAGAATCCGCGCCAGGCGATGAATCTGGGCCGCAACATCATCATCTTCGGCTTCGGCGGTTTCCTGATCTGGGCCTTTTTCGCCCCCCTTGAAGAAGGTGTCGTGGCAAGCGGTTCGGTGGCCGTCGAATCCAAGCGCAAGACCGTCTCCCACCTGACCGGCGGCGTCGTTGCCAGCATCCGCGTCAAGGAAAACCAGGAGGTCAAGGCCGGCGACATCCTCGTCACCTTTGAGGACGTGCAGGCCAAGGCCGCGCAGGACACCATACTGCAGCAATATTTTGCCGCGGCGGTGCGCCTCGCCCGCCTGAAGGCAGAGCAAAGCCAGGGCAGCAGCATCCAGTATCCGGAAGAGATCAAGGTGTATTTTGCCGAGCCCTGGGGCAAGGAACTGGTCAACGCGCAGGAACACCTGTTCAAGACCCGCAAGTCGGCGCTCGACAACGAACAGGCGATCTACGGCCAGAATCTGGCTGCCCTCGACAAGCAGTTGCAGGGCACCCGCCAGCAACTGAGCGCCCGCACCCAGCAGTCCGGCTTCCTGCAGCAGGAAATCGACGGCATGCGCGGTCTGGTTGCCGAAGGCTATGCGTCGCGCAACCAACTGCTCGCCCAGGAACGCACCCAGGCAGAACTGTCCAGCGTGACCAGCGAACTGCAGGCCAGCATTGCCAAAAACGCCAGCCAGGCCGCCGAAATCCGCCTGCGCCAGTTGCAGTTGCGCCAGGACTTCCTGCGCGATGTCGAAGCGCAACTGGTCGAGGCCCAGCGCGACCTGTCGGCACTGACCGAACGCCTCAAGGCGGTGCGCGATGAATACGCGCGTACGGTCGTACGCGCCCCCGCCGACGGCCAGGTGGTCTCGTTGCAAACCCAGACGATCGGCGGCATTGTCGGACCGGGCGGGCGCATTCTCGAAATCGTGCCGCAAGGCGATGCGCTGCTGCTCGATGTCCAGGTGCAGCCGGGCATGGTTAACCGCATTCATCCCGGCCAGGCCACCGATGTCCGCATCAATGCCTTCACCGATCGGCCGCAACTGGTGGTCGAGGGCCGGGTCAGCTCGGTCTCCTCCGACCGCCACACCGACCCGCTGACCGGTCTGCCCTACTTCCTGGCCCGCGTCGAAGTCACACCGGAAGGCCTGAAAAAACTCGGCAACCACCACCTGCACCCGGGCATGCCGGTCGATGTCATCATCAAGGCGGGCGAACGCACCTTTGCCGCTTACCTGATGAAACCGCTGACCCAGCGCATGTTCTCGGCGCTGCGGGAACCCTGA
- a CDS encoding GGDEF domain-containing protein, producing MSTLSNPFEIARETLRLLAARRVPPTPDNYLTLYQEIAGIKAAPEPFPEKQLRTLAAALPKASNEQLRLARQLDEAVKAGSWDDYRNRLVEFVSALTEVQKLTWSELITDLVRQWDAKHVGLTVARKRESLEHVLSSSANNPETLFTRLQNLLRSWGQGREQENGNGSEPAPPENAVSRASTAEPTNLLPELRELFAFTLETAIAAQLVESPVLSTDAKALAADIRKARNEDQIAEFLTRLKRFAFKLELLAEDQAELRRSLLSLLRLLVENMTELVLDDRWLHGQIEVVREIIDKPLSQRAVDDAERRLKEVLYKQSMLKASLFDARESIKQMLAGFVDQLASFAEVTSDYHDKIEGYAGKISAANDISELESVLGEVMHETRNIQINALRSRDELRSTQKKVQESEARIRELEAELENTSNLVRYDQLTGTLNRRGLEEMFEKETARSKRHDTLLCVGLLDIDNFKKLNDTMGHDTGDEALIHLATVCRETLRPQDTVARYGGEEFIVLLPETPLEDAISALTRLQRELTKKFFMHDNEKVLITFSAGVTQMLPEDSQASVIKRADEAMYEAKKTGKNRVVSS from the coding sequence ATGAGCACGCTAAGCAACCCATTCGAAATTGCCCGTGAAACGCTCCGCCTGCTGGCGGCCCGTCGCGTCCCCCCGACGCCGGACAATTACCTGACCCTGTACCAGGAAATTGCCGGCATCAAGGCCGCCCCCGAGCCCTTCCCGGAAAAGCAGCTGCGCACACTGGCCGCAGCCTTGCCCAAGGCCAGCAACGAACAGTTGCGCCTCGCCCGGCAACTGGATGAAGCGGTCAAGGCCGGCAGCTGGGACGATTACCGCAACCGCCTGGTCGAGTTCGTCAGCGCCCTGACCGAAGTCCAGAAACTGACCTGGTCCGAGCTGATTACCGACCTCGTCCGGCAATGGGATGCCAAGCACGTCGGCCTGACCGTTGCCCGCAAGCGCGAGTCGCTCGAGCACGTCCTGAGTAGCAGCGCCAACAACCCGGAAACGCTGTTCACCCGCCTGCAGAACCTGTTGCGCTCCTGGGGCCAGGGCCGCGAACAGGAGAACGGCAATGGCAGCGAACCCGCCCCGCCGGAAAATGCCGTTTCCCGTGCGTCGACCGCTGAGCCGACCAATTTGCTGCCGGAGTTGCGCGAGCTGTTTGCCTTCACGCTGGAAACCGCGATCGCGGCGCAACTGGTTGAAAGTCCGGTGCTGTCGACCGATGCCAAGGCGCTCGCCGCGGATATCCGCAAGGCGAGGAACGAAGACCAGATCGCCGAGTTCCTCACCCGCCTGAAGCGCTTTGCCTTCAAGCTGGAACTGCTCGCCGAGGATCAGGCCGAACTGCGGCGCAGCCTGCTCAGCCTGCTGCGTCTGCTGGTCGAGAACATGACCGAGCTGGTGCTCGACGATCGCTGGCTGCATGGCCAGATTGAAGTCGTCCGCGAAATCATCGACAAGCCGCTCTCCCAGCGCGCCGTCGACGATGCCGAGCGCCGCCTGAAGGAAGTGCTGTACAAGCAGAGCATGCTCAAGGCCAGCCTGTTCGACGCCCGCGAATCGATCAAGCAGATGCTGGCCGGTTTTGTGGACCAGCTGGCCAGTTTTGCCGAAGTCACCTCGGACTATCACGACAAGATCGAGGGCTACGCCGGCAAGATCAGCGCCGCCAACGACATCAGCGAACTGGAAAGCGTGCTCGGCGAAGTCATGCACGAAACGCGCAATATCCAGATCAACGCACTGCGCTCGCGCGACGAGCTGCGGTCGACCCAGAAAAAAGTGCAAGAATCGGAAGCGCGCATTCGCGAACTCGAAGCCGAACTGGAGAACACCAGCAATCTGGTGCGTTACGACCAGTTGACCGGTACGCTCAACCGGCGCGGCCTGGAAGAAATGTTCGAGAAGGAAACAGCCCGCTCGAAGCGCCATGACACCCTGCTCTGCGTCGGCCTGCTCGATATCGACAATTTCAAGAAACTGAACGACACGATGGGGCATGACACCGGCGACGAAGCCCTCATCCACCTCGCCACGGTCTGCCGCGAAACCCTGCGCCCGCAGGACACCGTGGCCCGCTACGGCGGCGAGGAGTTCATCGTCCTGTTGCCGGAAACGCCGCTGGAAGATGCGATCAGCGCCCTCACCCGCCTGCAGCGCGAACTGACCAAGAAATTCTTCATGCACGACAACGAGAAAGTCCTGATCACATTCAGCGCCGGCGTCACGCAAATGCTGCCGGAAGACAGTCAGGCCAGCGTCATCAAGCGCGCCGACGAGGCAATGTACGAAGCGAAAAAAACCGGCAAGAACCGGGTGGTCAGCAGCTGA
- the rffA gene encoding dTDP-4-amino-4,6-dideoxygalactose transaminase, producing the protein MTNVRIPFGKPFIVGKELFYIAQAVMNGSIAGDGMFTKRCHQWLEENLRCRKALLANSCTAALEMSAILAGIGPGDEVIMPSFTFVSTANAFVLRGGVPVFVDIRPDTLNIDERLIEASITPRTKAIVAVHYAGRPCAMDELKKICQRHGLYLIEDAAQAILAHEDGHALGTIGDMGCLSFHETKNVISGEGGALLINNPELIERAEIIWQKGTNRKAFLRGQVDKYTWVDIGSSFLPSELTAAFLYAQLEHAGRINAHRRKLYKEYTKQLAALAAENHFSLPMMGEEEETNAHIFYLVTRNEDERAALIQHLGAAGISAVFHYVPLHSSPAGQSFGRASGELPVTDRTSSRLLRLPLYSELTTQQVRMICEKIRQFYARTHGA; encoded by the coding sequence ATGACGAATGTCCGCATCCCCTTTGGCAAACCCTTCATCGTCGGCAAGGAGCTTTTCTACATCGCCCAGGCGGTCATGAATGGCTCCATTGCCGGCGACGGCATGTTCACCAAACGCTGCCACCAGTGGCTGGAAGAGAACCTTCGCTGTCGCAAGGCCTTGCTCGCCAATTCCTGCACGGCCGCCCTCGAAATGAGCGCCATTCTCGCCGGCATCGGCCCCGGCGACGAAGTCATCATGCCTTCCTTCACCTTTGTCTCGACCGCCAATGCCTTCGTCCTGCGCGGCGGTGTGCCGGTATTCGTGGACATCAGGCCAGACACGCTGAACATTGATGAGCGCCTGATCGAGGCAAGCATCACGCCGCGCACCAAGGCCATTGTGGCCGTCCATTACGCCGGACGGCCCTGCGCCATGGACGAACTGAAGAAAATCTGTCAGCGCCACGGCCTGTACCTGATCGAAGATGCCGCGCAGGCAATCCTGGCGCATGAAGACGGCCACGCGCTGGGCACCATCGGCGACATGGGCTGCCTCAGTTTTCATGAAACCAAGAATGTCATCAGTGGCGAAGGTGGCGCCCTGCTCATCAACAATCCCGAACTGATCGAACGTGCCGAGATCATCTGGCAGAAAGGGACCAACCGTAAGGCTTTCCTGCGCGGGCAGGTTGATAAATACACCTGGGTGGACATCGGTTCGTCCTTTTTGCCCAGCGAACTGACCGCAGCTTTCCTTTACGCCCAGCTGGAACATGCCGGCCGGATCAACGCCCACCGCCGCAAGCTGTACAAGGAATACACCAAGCAACTCGCGGCCCTGGCAGCCGAGAATCACTTTTCCCTGCCGATGATGGGAGAGGAAGAAGAGACCAATGCCCATATCTTCTATCTCGTCACCCGCAACGAAGATGAACGGGCCGCATTGATCCAGCACCTCGGCGCCGCCGGCATTTCTGCCGTATTCCATTACGTGCCGCTGCACAGCTCACCGGCCGGCCAAAGCTTTGGCCGCGCCAGTGGCGAACTGCCGGTAACCGACCGGACATCTTCCCGTCTCTTGCGCCTGCCGCTTTACTCCGAGCTGACGACACAGCAGGTCCGGATGATCTGCGAGAAAATCAGACAGTTCTACGCGCGGACACATGGTGCTTAG
- a CDS encoding O-linked N-acetylglucosamine transferase family protein: MPAPIDDSLLTAALAGYEQKEYAQAAALVASYMQVDSSRADAWTLCGMIRKAQGDIAGARDAYLQAIARSPDYADAHTNLANLERWEGSPDESLAHYLIAFKLRPNSGAANNIGCVLSDLGRFAEAVQWHDKALELEAGAADPQWDRALALLAGGRYREGFAGYESRFLRRLPVPREFAQPRWNGEPLAGKTILLYCEQGYGDALQFLRFVPWVAARGGRVVLEVLPPLARLVARLPGVAQVIPMGEALPPFDCQLSVMSLPHVLQLELAGVPGLPYLSAPNPGAAASRLNELAGDPAALKVGIVWAGNPGVKNDRFRSPRLDVLRPLWDQPGVRFFGLQKGDGRNDLRPTDPIIDLDQEIQDFTDTANYIMALDLVITSDTSVAHLAGALGKRVWVMLMHVADWRWLGTPTRSYWYPSARLFRQASSGDWASVSHALHGELQALLANRQAAHPVVMDALTAHQQGDGPRAGLLIERALDLETRRPDIWTLYGMICRREGNTLCAQAAYQEALRLKPDFHDALCNLGNLHKDAGRIAEARDCYTAALAREPKHLAALRELSDVERQLGRPDVAVDMAKTALSMAPGNPALLNNLGAALSELGRHEEAEAALVEALAADPQHIESEYNLGVLQHKQGRDDEAVTHFQSVLARSPGHSRASYNLGVVYQGLGDFPAAEAAYRRAIDIDPNYFSALFNLGALYGFTGRFAEALACEQRCLALNPSHLGARAEALHLSMKFCDWQQVLPEARHLVEHMAPDGNLQAEIPPFVLLSLPVDIPESLQLVAAKRSAANLARGILPFSPRRPVHRSKLRIGYASSDFHDHATMHLMRGLFKLHDRSRFSIHAYSWGPDDGSHYRRQALHDIEHFNELRGQGAAAIAQRIHDDEIDILIDLKGYTRDCKSEIFAFRPAPVQVQYLGYPGSMGADFIDWIITDRIVTPPAAQASYSEKFAYLPHCYQVNDREQEIAEPQPTRAACGLPESGVVFTCFCTHYKIDPLIWTRWMNILKAVPDSVLWLCAGQVQTEANLRREAEAHGVAATRLVFGKIMSKAQHLSRLRHADLFLDTYWYNGHTTASDALWAGVPVLTLPGERFASRVGASLVSAVGMPEMIAGDFDHYEALAIELGRQPQQLADLRQKLAVNRLTTPLFDTAGFVRDIEALYTDIWADACAGDKKDHA, translated from the coding sequence ATGCCAGCACCCATTGACGACAGCCTGCTGACCGCGGCACTCGCCGGGTACGAGCAAAAGGAATACGCCCAGGCCGCCGCCCTGGTCGCCAGCTACATGCAGGTCGACAGCAGCCGGGCCGACGCCTGGACGCTGTGCGGCATGATCCGCAAGGCGCAGGGCGACATCGCCGGTGCCCGCGACGCCTACCTGCAGGCGATTGCGCGCTCGCCCGACTATGCCGACGCGCACACCAACCTGGCCAATCTCGAACGCTGGGAAGGCTCGCCCGACGAGTCGCTGGCGCATTACCTGATCGCCTTCAAGCTGCGCCCGAACAGTGGTGCGGCCAACAATATCGGCTGCGTGCTCTCCGACCTCGGCCGCTTTGCCGAAGCCGTGCAATGGCACGACAAGGCGCTCGAACTCGAGGCCGGCGCGGCCGACCCGCAATGGGATCGCGCCCTCGCCCTGCTTGCCGGCGGCCGTTACCGGGAAGGCTTCGCCGGCTACGAATCGCGCTTTTTGCGCCGTCTACCGGTGCCGCGCGAATTCGCGCAGCCGCGCTGGAACGGCGAACCGCTCGCCGGCAAGACCATCCTGCTCTACTGCGAACAAGGTTACGGCGACGCGCTGCAGTTCCTGCGCTTCGTGCCCTGGGTCGCGGCACGTGGCGGCCGGGTCGTGCTCGAAGTCCTGCCCCCGCTCGCCCGCCTGGTGGCCCGCCTGCCGGGTGTCGCGCAAGTTATTCCGATGGGCGAGGCCTTGCCGCCTTTCGATTGCCAGCTCTCGGTGATGAGCCTGCCGCATGTGCTGCAGCTCGAACTCGCCGGCGTTCCCGGCTTGCCTTACCTGAGCGCCCCGAATCCCGGCGCCGCCGCCAGCCGCCTGAACGAACTGGCCGGCGATCCGGCTGCGCTCAAGGTCGGCATCGTCTGGGCCGGCAATCCCGGCGTCAAGAACGACCGTTTCCGTTCGCCACGCCTCGATGTACTGCGCCCGTTGTGGGACCAGCCCGGCGTGCGCTTCTTCGGCCTGCAGAAGGGCGACGGTCGCAACGACCTGCGCCCGACCGACCCGATCATCGATCTCGACCAGGAAATCCAGGATTTCACCGATACCGCCAACTACATCATGGCGCTCGACCTGGTCATCACCTCCGACACCTCGGTCGCCCATCTTGCCGGCGCCCTCGGCAAGCGCGTCTGGGTCATGCTCATGCATGTCGCCGACTGGCGCTGGCTGGGCACGCCGACGCGCAGCTACTGGTATCCGTCGGCCCGCCTGTTCCGCCAGGCGAGCAGCGGCGACTGGGCCAGCGTCAGCCACGCCCTGCATGGCGAACTGCAGGCCCTGCTCGCCAACCGGCAAGCCGCCCACCCGGTCGTCATGGATGCGCTGACCGCGCACCAGCAGGGCGATGGCCCGCGCGCCGGCCTGCTGATCGAACGCGCCCTCGACCTCGAAACGCGGCGCCCGGACATCTGGACGCTGTACGGCATGATCTGCCGGCGCGAAGGCAACACCCTCTGCGCCCAGGCTGCCTACCAGGAAGCCCTGCGCCTCAAGCCCGATTTCCACGATGCGCTGTGCAATCTCGGCAACCTGCACAAGGACGCCGGCCGCATCGCCGAAGCGCGCGACTGCTACACTGCGGCGCTCGCCAGGGAACCGAAGCACCTCGCCGCGCTGCGCGAGCTTTCCGATGTCGAACGCCAGCTCGGCCGGCCGGACGTAGCGGTCGACATGGCAAAAACGGCACTTTCCATGGCGCCCGGCAACCCGGCCCTGCTCAACAACCTGGGTGCCGCCCTGTCGGAACTCGGCCGCCACGAAGAAGCCGAAGCCGCCCTCGTCGAAGCGCTGGCTGCCGATCCGCAGCATATCGAGTCGGAATACAACCTCGGCGTCCTGCAACATAAACAGGGACGCGACGACGAAGCGGTTACTCACTTCCAGTCCGTCCTCGCGCGCAGCCCGGGGCATTCGCGCGCCAGCTACAACCTCGGCGTGGTTTATCAGGGGCTGGGCGATTTCCCGGCTGCCGAAGCCGCCTACCGGCGCGCCATCGACATCGACCCGAATTACTTCAGCGCGCTGTTCAACCTCGGCGCCCTTTACGGCTTCACCGGCCGCTTTGCCGAGGCGCTCGCCTGCGAGCAGCGCTGCCTGGCGCTCAATCCCAGCCATCTCGGCGCCCGCGCCGAGGCCCTGCACCTGTCGATGAAATTCTGCGACTGGCAGCAGGTGCTGCCGGAAGCCCGCCACCTGGTCGAACACATGGCGCCGGATGGCAATCTGCAAGCCGAGATTCCGCCCTTCGTGCTGCTCTCGCTACCAGTCGACATCCCGGAAAGCCTGCAATTGGTCGCCGCCAAACGCAGTGCCGCCAATCTGGCCAGGGGAATTTTGCCCTTTTCACCACGTCGACCGGTACACCGCAGCAAACTGCGCATCGGCTACGCCTCCAGCGACTTCCACGATCACGCGACGATGCACCTGATGCGTGGGCTGTTCAAGCTGCACGACCGCAGCCGCTTCTCCATCCACGCCTATTCATGGGGCCCGGACGACGGCAGCCACTACCGCCGGCAAGCCCTGCACGACATCGAGCACTTCAACGAGCTGCGCGGCCAGGGCGCCGCGGCCATCGCGCAGCGCATCCATGACGACGAAATCGACATCCTGATCGACCTCAAGGGCTATACCCGCGACTGCAAGAGCGAGATTTTCGCCTTCCGCCCGGCGCCGGTGCAGGTCCAGTACCTCGGCTATCCGGGCAGCATGGGCGCCGATTTCATCGACTGGATCATCACCGACCGCATCGTCACTCCGCCGGCGGCACAGGCTTCCTATTCGGAAAAGTTCGCCTACCTGCCGCACTGCTACCAGGTCAATGACCGCGAGCAGGAAATCGCCGAACCGCAACCGACGCGCGCCGCCTGCGGCCTGCCGGAAAGCGGCGTGGTGTTCACCTGCTTCTGTACGCATTACAAGATCGACCCGCTGATCTGGACGCGCTGGATGAACATCCTCAAGGCCGTACCGGACAGCGTGCTCTGGCTGTGCGCCGGCCAGGTCCAGACCGAAGCCAATCTGCGCCGGGAAGCCGAAGCACACGGTGTTGCCGCGACGCGACTGGTATTCGGCAAGATCATGTCCAAGGCGCAGCATCTGTCGCGCCTGCGCCACGCCGACCTCTTTCTCGATACCTACTGGTACAACGGCCACACGACGGCGAGCGATGCGCTGTGGGCCGGCGTTCCCGTCCTCACCCTCCCCGGCGAGCGCTTTGCCTCGCGGGTCGGCGCCAGCCTGGTCAGTGCGGTCGGCATGCCGGAGATGATCGCCGGCGATTTCGATCACTACGAAGCACTCGCCATCGAACTCGGCCGCCAGCCGCAACAACTCGCCGATTTACGGCAAAAACTGGCGGTCAACCGCCTGACGACGCCGCTTTTCGACACTGCCGGCTTTGTCCGCGACATCGAGGCGCTGTACACCGACATCTGGGCTGACGCCTGCGCCGGCGACAAGAAAGATCACGCATGA